The Saccharopolyspora gloriosae genome window below encodes:
- a CDS encoding TSUP family transporter: protein MPLPADARMSGGVFAALCVVVLVGALLQVSIGFGLGMLAAPVLALLAPELLPAVVVLLAAAVTGAVVLLEGEHLDVRGTAWALLGRVPGVAAGAVLVALLPARALALCVAAVVALGVLASWWGFTPHPTRRAVMVAGLASGLMATTTAIGGPPMAMVWQRLAGPRLRSTMSAYFLLGSMMTFAGLCLAGVVTAESLRYAVLLAPAAAVGVLLARPLAAHLDLARTRNLAMLLSLAGAATLTAQQLT from the coding sequence GTGCCACTTCCCGCTGACGCCCGCATGAGCGGCGGCGTGTTCGCGGCGCTGTGCGTCGTGGTGCTCGTCGGCGCGCTGCTGCAGGTGTCGATCGGGTTCGGGCTGGGCATGCTCGCGGCCCCCGTCCTCGCGCTGCTCGCGCCGGAGCTGCTGCCCGCGGTGGTGGTGCTGCTCGCGGCGGCGGTGACCGGGGCGGTGGTGCTGCTGGAAGGCGAGCACCTCGACGTGCGCGGCACCGCGTGGGCACTGCTCGGCCGCGTTCCCGGAGTGGCCGCCGGGGCCGTCCTGGTGGCGCTGCTGCCCGCGCGCGCCCTCGCGCTGTGCGTGGCGGCCGTGGTGGCGCTCGGCGTGCTCGCGTCCTGGTGGGGCTTCACCCCGCACCCGACGCGGCGCGCGGTGATGGTGGCGGGCCTGGCTTCCGGCCTGATGGCGACCACCACGGCCATCGGCGGGCCGCCGATGGCGATGGTGTGGCAGCGGTTGGCCGGCCCGCGGCTGCGCAGCACGATGAGCGCGTACTTCCTGCTCGGTTCGATGATGACCTTCGCCGGGCTGTGCCTGGCCGGGGTGGTGACCGCGGAGAGCCTGCGCTACGCGGTGCTGCTCGCTCCCGCCGCGGCGGTGGGCGTGCTGCTGGCCCGCCCGCTGGCCGCGCACCTCGACCTGGCCCGCACCCGGAACCTCGCGATGCTGCTGTCCCTCGCGGGCGCCGCCACCCTCACCGCCCAGCAGCTCACGTAG